A stretch of DNA from Lentibacillus cibarius:
ATCAATGATGAAGTTGAGAGAAAGATGTTTGATTACCTCGCTTTAGAAAACTCAAAAAGTCGGGACATGGCTAGAAGATACATCATTAGGATTAAGGAAATAGACCGACAGGTAAATGAAAAATTAACATCAAAACAAGCAAATGTATTTATTCAGGAAGCAAAAGAATTATATAGGTGTTTGCAGGATCTCCTTGAAAATGACGGACAGGAAAGAGACACATCCATCTATTTTAACTGGCTGGAAGATGAGGAATGAGTGAATACATACAAAAAGTGTATATCGTTATTGCTGTTTTTAACTCTTTGAATTAAACAGTAATTGGAAGATAAATCTATCTTTAAGATAGTACCAATAGCTTTAAACTATTTAAGAGCCTTTGCTGGATGTTTTTTACGTTAGATGATATAACGTCATCAAAGAAATTAAAAGCGCTCACAAATGCATTAAAATGATTTTTTGACGCATTTATAATCAGTTGAACGGTTTTAAAAAGAAACGGCTTTTTTAGTCCTAAAAAGAGTGAACGGCAAAGAAAAATCACTCGAGTTAAACGAGAGTGCCCATTTACACGCAGTGGTTAAACTGCTGTATGAAATGGGGGTTTCCTGCAGGGGCTTTAAAGTTAGAAGAACATAAGGGAAAATTGATATCACCAAAGGTAATATACTAGGCAAAGCCTCCCTTGTATCACAACTAATTCTTAAAGTGATAATTCGAACCGAAAATGTAATAGTTAAAGCAGGGCTGTGTGTCGACTTTATTCCATTTCAGTAGGAAGTTTATCAGCCGGTACAGAAATGCCCTCAGATCATTTAAACCTGAATTATTCACAAAAACACTCTGGTATAGCTTAACCCCTTGATTGTCAGGTTGTTTGACCAAATCATATATTCATCTAATAAATGAAAAAGAACCCCTTTTTCTGTTACAGTTAAAGTACCAACAGAAACCAACAGAAAGGGGTTCTTATATTGGCTACTTTACCGCAAATAACGCTTGATTTCAACCGTCAAATTAAATTGTCGCATGATGGGGGTGACCTGTCATCGGATACCGGTGAATTCCTGTTTCGGGAATTTGACGAAACTATTGGTTTCACCCGGACATTGGCGAAATATCTGGTGCTGAACGACGAAAGACACTACCATATTCATGCCAATCAGGACTTATTGCGTCAAAAAATCTACCAGATCATTGCCGGATACGATGGCGATGATGCCGCCGATCAACTGACAAATGATCCTGTCCTGACACAAATTATTGGGACGAAAGCTCTGGCTTCTCAGCCTAGTCTGTCACGCTTTCTTGAACGATTTGATGCCAACTCGATTGATCAACTGAATCAGGCCAATCAGGACCTGTTGGACAGGGTGCACCGATACAGGGCGTCCGATGCCCTGATCCTGGACTTGGATTCCACCCACGCTGATACCTACGGTAATCAGGAAGCAGCGAATTACAACACCCATTATGGAACCGTTGGGTTCCATCCTTTGGTGGCTTTTGACGGGATCACAGGTGACTTTGTGAAAGCAGATCTACGTCCGGGCAGTGTCTATACGTCCAATGGGGTGGTTGATTTTATCGAACCTGTTATACAGCACTATAATAACGTGTTTCCGACAACCACACCGTTCCTGCGCGGTGACAGCGGTTTTGCCGTTCCAGCCCTGTATGAGCTGTGTGAACGTGAATCCGTGTTTTACGTGATTCGTTTGAAAGCCAACCCTGCTTTGAAGCGCATTGCAGCCGAACTTCATCCCAATACGACACCAGCCGATGCCACGCAAACCGAGTGCTATTATGAGACCATACACTATCAGGCTGGGTCCTGGTCCCAACCAAGAAAAGTGGTCATCCAATCCATTCGTCCGGCAGGTGAATTGCTTTTCACGCATGGGTTTTTTGTCACGAACTTGGGTGACACATTTTCACCTGAAACGATTGTCCAGTCCTACAAGCAAAGAGGGACAATGGAAAACTATATCAAGGAAGCAAAAAATGGCTTTTATATGGATCGTATGAGCAGTCATGACTTTCAAGTCAACCAGGTTAGAATGATGTTGAGCCTGTTGGCCTATAATTTAACCAATTGGCTGCGCACGCTTTGCTTCCCCGATGGTCACCAGAACATGCAGATCCAGACCATTCGCACAAAGTTGATCAAGGTAGCCAGCAAGCTGGTTCGATCGGGACGATCGTTTTACTTCAAACTGGCTTCCAGCTTTGTCTATCCGAAACTTTTTTGGCAGGTGCTGCAACGAATACAGGCTATGAAGCCGACATAAGACGGTAAAAATATAGTGTAAAAATATAGGTCATTTTTTAAAGCCCAAGCCCAGACACAGGAGACGTATGTCCAAAATCGGCAGTAAGCTGATGATATCGCCATGTTTTAGTTGCTTTGGTTCTATTTTCACGATTTTGGAATCCAAGAACGCTGGTGCAGCGTTCAATTTACCATAATGGCGTTTTAGTTTTGAGCTGTGAATAATTCAGGTTATAGACATCGCATCCTAAACTGTCTAGAATTATTATGAGAACTACATCATAAGGTGGGGTTATAATTGGAAAAATATATTGCAGCAATATTTACATGCTCAGGACTAATAATTATTGCTTTGTCTGGCATCGGAAAAATTCTTATGGTTGGCTTGCCAGATTTTTATCCAGCTCATGAAACAAGTAGCTATATCCCATTAATTACATTCATAGTTGGGATTATGATTTTACTTATTGGACTATCGTTCTATATAAAGAAAGTTTTATTCTATGACTTATCTAAAAACAATAATTAACATGAATGGAGAAGTATCTCGGCCGTCACAGAGATATATGCAAGACATAGAAAGGTGGAGAAAGAGGGCCATGAATGATCGTGACCATAACGGGATTTACCTTTCATGGCTTGCGTTATAACTATCTGCAGGATTGGATTAACCGCGAAATGCTAGGGAAAACTTGGGTATCTTTGCCCAACGCCCCTAAAAGGTGTATTTCAGAATATTTAAACTCACATTGAACCTTGTCAAAATGGCTGCACCTCTTTTGCAGTACTTCAAAATGAATTATGTTGTGTATTTGAAACATAAAAAGCTAGATTTAAAGCATGTTTCACAAAGTGTACGTTTATAAACGGATTCATTCCTGCCATGTCAAAAGGCTAATTTTCCTCTCATTCGAAAGAGAAATTAGCCTTTACGTATTTACTTCCGGCGCAGAATAGCGACTAAAAAAGCGTAAAATAGCAATTAAATTGACAGGGTTTTTATTTTATCATAACTATAAATGTACTATTTTATGGTTATATATTACATTTCAATACATAAATGGAGAGGGGAAACCATGGCCAAAAACGAACGGATTATCAATGTGCAGCCGTTACGAACCAAAGAGGA
This window harbors:
- a CDS encoding IS1380 family transposase, whose translation is MATLPQITLDFNRQIKLSHDGGDLSSDTGEFLFREFDETIGFTRTLAKYLVLNDERHYHIHANQDLLRQKIYQIIAGYDGDDAADQLTNDPVLTQIIGTKALASQPSLSRFLERFDANSIDQLNQANQDLLDRVHRYRASDALILDLDSTHADTYGNQEAANYNTHYGTVGFHPLVAFDGITGDFVKADLRPGSVYTSNGVVDFIEPVIQHYNNVFPTTTPFLRGDSGFAVPALYELCERESVFYVIRLKANPALKRIAAELHPNTTPADATQTECYYETIHYQAGSWSQPRKVVIQSIRPAGELLFTHGFFVTNLGDTFSPETIVQSYKQRGTMENYIKEAKNGFYMDRMSSHDFQVNQVRMMLSLLAYNLTNWLRTLCFPDGHQNMQIQTIRTKLIKVASKLVRSGRSFYFKLASSFVYPKLFWQVLQRIQAMKPT